The Cyclobacteriaceae bacterium genome includes a region encoding these proteins:
- the yidC gene encoding membrane protein insertase YidC, with translation MDRNSAIGLTLIAVLLLVYFNFFAPEPPKEVPSTVTTEQTDTTSQVTPAKEEITQMKTGTAIDSLFKGEEKSTKIETGDLIVTFSNRGGVIREVELKKFKTYYQQPLLLASPSFNSFKLNATYEGKEIDLYSLFYSVESKQSQSVNPDTKETADSTIVTFTTVFGEGKSIRHIYTVPANGYQIKYSIQSSGITESINGENLTFLWSDNIPVHEKDIIDIRPKTTVNYFTPVDGFDGISESSLDNEVETLVGPVKWVSIKQKFFTSGFIAKNSFNGGQVSTFVNTNDTLTVKSARLKLFIPKADLITNKANFEFFFGPNDYKVITNITDGFSKNLDLGWPPVSWVNKFVIIPIFNFLETFIGNYGVIIVILVLIIKLILTPLSYSSYLGMAKMRLLKPELDAIKEKNGDNATQAQQDQMKLYQQAGVNPFSGCIPLLLQMPILFAMFYFFPVSIELRQQAFLWAPDLSTYDSIITLPFTVPFGYGDHVSLFVLLMTASTLVSTWQNNQISSVTGPMKSMGYIMPVIFMFVLNSFSAGLSFYYFVSNLVTFAQQAIIKRFVDEDKILAVMDDHKKKAASGTPTKSKFMSKLNDAMKASEEARRLSDEARKKKKN, from the coding sequence GTGTTGTTGCTGGTTTACTTCAACTTCTTTGCTCCCGAACCACCAAAAGAAGTTCCTTCAACTGTTACTACCGAGCAGACAGATACTACCTCTCAGGTAACACCTGCAAAGGAAGAAATAACTCAGATGAAGACCGGCACTGCCATTGATTCATTGTTTAAGGGTGAAGAGAAGTCAACTAAAATTGAGACCGGTGATCTGATCGTAACCTTCAGCAATCGCGGTGGCGTGATCAGGGAAGTTGAGTTGAAGAAATTCAAAACATACTATCAGCAACCGTTACTGCTTGCCTCTCCATCTTTCAATTCTTTCAAGCTGAATGCTACTTACGAAGGAAAAGAAATTGATCTCTACTCATTGTTCTATTCTGTTGAAAGCAAACAATCTCAATCAGTCAATCCTGATACAAAGGAAACTGCAGACAGCACGATCGTCACCTTTACAACTGTATTTGGTGAAGGAAAATCGATCCGCCATATCTATACCGTTCCCGCAAACGGCTATCAGATAAAGTACTCAATTCAATCTTCCGGCATCACAGAATCTATCAATGGTGAGAACCTGACATTCCTTTGGAGTGACAACATTCCCGTTCACGAAAAAGATATTATTGATATCCGCCCCAAGACCACTGTTAACTACTTTACACCGGTCGATGGATTTGATGGGATCAGTGAATCATCTCTTGACAATGAGGTAGAAACATTGGTAGGCCCAGTTAAATGGGTAAGCATCAAGCAGAAATTCTTTACCAGTGGTTTCATTGCAAAGAACTCATTCAATGGAGGCCAGGTCAGCACGTTCGTAAACACGAATGATACACTGACAGTGAAATCTGCACGTTTGAAACTGTTTATTCCAAAAGCAGACCTGATCACCAACAAGGCAAATTTTGAATTCTTCTTCGGTCCAAACGATTATAAAGTAATTACAAATATCACTGACGGATTTTCAAAGAACCTTGACCTTGGATGGCCGCCGGTAAGCTGGGTCAATAAGTTTGTCATCATTCCGATCTTTAATTTCCTGGAGACATTCATTGGCAATTACGGTGTGATCATTGTAATTCTTGTATTGATCATCAAGCTGATACTGACACCACTCTCCTACAGTTCTTATCTTGGAATGGCGAAAATGCGTCTATTGAAGCCAGAGCTTGATGCCATCAAGGAAAAGAATGGTGACAATGCTACACAGGCTCAGCAGGATCAGATGAAGCTTTATCAGCAGGCAGGTGTAAATCCTTTCAGCGGATGTATCCCATTGCTTCTTCAGATGCCAATCCTGTTTGCGATGTTCTATTTCTTTCCTGTATCGATCGAACTTCGTCAGCAGGCTTTCCTTTGGGCACCTGACTTATCTACCTACGATTCTATCATCACGCTTCCTTTTACCGTTCCATTCGGTTATGGTGATCACGTCAGTTTGTTCGTATTGCTGATGACAGCTTCTACTCTGGTTTCAACATGGCAGAACAATCAGATCAGTTCAGTTACCGGCCCGATGAAATCAATGGGCTATATCATGCCTGTGATCTTCATGTTCGTATTGAACTCATTCTCTGCAGGCTTAAGCTTTTACTACTTCGTTTCCAATCTTGTGACCTTCGCGCAGCAGGCGATCATCAAACGATTTGTCGATGAGGACAAGATCCTTGCTGTGATGGACGATCATAAAAAGAAAGCAGCAAGCGGCACTCCTACCAAGTCAAAGTTCATGAGCAAGCTCAATGATGCTATGAAAGCTAGCGAGGAAGCGAGAAGACTGAGTGACGAAGCAAGGAAGAAGAAAAAGAATTAG
- a CDS encoding ParA family protein, which produces MGKIIAIANQKGGVGKTTTAINLAASLAVLEKKTLLLDADPQANSSSGLGIDPKGVKLSIYECMVDGANIHEAIVHNELKYLHVLPSHIDLVGAEVEMVNIEQREERMRQALKKIKDEYDYIIIDCSPSLGLITINSLTAADSLIIPVQCEYFALEGLGKLLNTIKIIQTRLNPQLEIEGILLTLYDSRTSLGNQVVEEVRTHFKNISFKTIIPRNVKLSEAPSFGLPVIVHDAESKGSIAYLNLAHEILDKNSASK; this is translated from the coding sequence ATGGGCAAAATTATTGCGATAGCAAATCAAAAAGGGGGCGTCGGAAAGACGACTACTGCCATTAACCTGGCGGCAAGCCTTGCTGTTCTTGAGAAAAAGACTTTGCTGCTGGATGCTGATCCGCAAGCCAATTCTTCTTCCGGACTAGGCATTGATCCCAAGGGCGTGAAGCTCAGCATCTATGAGTGTATGGTGGATGGTGCGAATATTCATGAGGCAATTGTTCATAATGAATTGAAATATCTCCATGTTCTTCCTTCTCACATTGATCTGGTCGGTGCAGAGGTGGAAATGGTAAACATTGAACAGCGTGAAGAAAGAATGCGTCAGGCATTAAAGAAGATCAAGGATGAGTATGACTACATTATCATCGACTGCTCTCCTTCTTTGGGCCTGATCACCATCAACTCACTGACAGCCGCCGATTCATTGATCATTCCGGTACAGTGCGAGTACTTTGCATTGGAAGGTCTCGGTAAGTTGCTCAATACAATAAAGATCATTCAGACCAGACTTAATCCCCAGCTGGAGATTGAGGGCATATTACTGACACTTTATGATTCCAGAACTTCTCTTGGAAATCAGGTTGTAGAAGAAGTAAGAACTCACTTTAAGAATATCTCTTTCAAGACCATCATTCCACGGAATGTGAAGCTGAGCGAAGCACCGAGCTTTGGCTTGCCGGTAATTGTTCACGATGCGGAAAGCAAAGGTTCAATTGCCTACCTGAATCTTGCACACGAAATACTTGATAAAAACAGCGCTAGCAAATAA